Proteins from a genomic interval of Clostridium scatologenes:
- a CDS encoding dihydroorotate dehydrogenase — translation MNVNICGVDLKNPVIAASGTFGFGEEYANFYDVSKLGGICTKGLTLNPKEGNDGIRVFETRGGMLNSVGLQNPGVDHFIQYELENMKKFDTAIIANLGGAAIEDYVKGVEKLNSTDIDILELNISCPNVKSGGMAFGIKSKVAFEVVSEVKKICKKPLMVKLSPNAEDIIDMAYRCCEAGADSISLVNTFKGMAIDINKRKPVFDNISAGLSGPAIKPIALRMVYEVSKAVNVPVIGLGGISSFKDAIEFIMAGATAIQVGTANFIKPDICLDIINGIKNYMEKENIKDLCEIRGIV, via the coding sequence ATGAATGTGAATATATGCGGAGTAGATTTGAAAAATCCAGTTATTGCTGCGTCAGGTACTTTTGGTTTTGGTGAGGAATATGCTAATTTTTATGATGTATCAAAATTAGGAGGAATATGTACTAAAGGTCTTACATTGAATCCTAAAGAAGGAAATGATGGTATAAGAGTATTTGAAACAAGAGGTGGAATGCTAAACAGTGTAGGACTTCAAAATCCAGGAGTTGATCATTTTATACAGTATGAACTTGAAAATATGAAAAAGTTTGATACAGCTATAATAGCCAATTTAGGTGGAGCAGCTATTGAGGATTATGTAAAAGGTGTAGAAAAGCTTAATAGTACTGATATAGACATACTAGAACTTAATATATCCTGTCCTAATGTTAAATCAGGAGGAATGGCTTTTGGAATTAAATCAAAAGTTGCTTTTGAAGTAGTATCTGAAGTTAAAAAGATTTGCAAAAAACCTTTGATGGTGAAGCTTTCACCTAATGCAGAGGATATAATAGATATGGCTTATAGATGCTGTGAGGCAGGAGCAGATTCTATATCACTTGTAAATACTTTTAAAGGTATGGCTATAGATATTAATAAAAGAAAACCTGTATTTGATAATATATCAGCAGGATTATCAGGTCCTGCAATAAAACCTATAGCACTTAGAATGGTTTATGAAGTTAGCAAAGCAGTAAATGTTCCTGTAATAGGACTTGGGGGAATAAGCAGCTTTAAGGATGCTATAGAATTTATTATGGCAGGTGCTACTGCAATTCAAGTTGGAACAGCAAATTTTATAAAGCCAGATATATGTTTAGATATTATAAATGGAATAAAGAATTATATGGAAAAAGAAAATATAAAAGATTTATGTGAAATAAGAGGAATTGTATAA
- a CDS encoding dihydroorotate dehydrogenase electron transfer subunit, which yields MEKVKMNYSTEKVYENIEIENPVYKLTIKGKFNGKPGQFYMLKCWNKEPILSRPISINHIDEEKIVFLYQVVGEGTEILSKLKKSETVEIMGPLGNGFDIDNIKGKVAIVSGGIGTAPMQYVAESLKECKVDLYAGFRDKSYIIDEFKGIVENVNVSTETGREGHKGYITDIFKPELYDVVLCCGPEIMMNKVIKLCKDKNVKVYVSMEKHMACGVGACLVCTCKTKHGNKRTCKDGPVFSGEELL from the coding sequence ATGGAAAAAGTAAAGATGAATTATTCAACTGAAAAAGTTTATGAAAATATTGAAATAGAAAATCCAGTATATAAATTAACTATTAAAGGCAAATTTAATGGTAAGCCAGGTCAGTTTTATATGTTGAAATGTTGGAACAAAGAGCCTATTTTATCAAGGCCTATAAGTATAAATCATATAGATGAGGAAAAAATAGTTTTTTTATATCAAGTAGTTGGTGAAGGAACTGAAATTTTAAGCAAGTTGAAGAAATCTGAAACTGTAGAAATTATGGGGCCACTTGGAAATGGATTTGACATAGATAATATAAAAGGAAAAGTAGCTATAGTTTCAGGAGGTATAGGAACAGCACCTATGCAGTATGTGGCAGAATCCCTTAAGGAGTGTAAGGTAGATTTGTACGCAGGATTTAGGGATAAAAGCTACATTATTGATGAATTTAAGGGAATTGTTGAAAATGTAAATGTATCAACTGAAACTGGAAGAGAAGGACATAAGGGATATATAACGGATATATTTAAACCTGAGCTTTATGATGTAGTCTTATGTTGTGGACCAGAAATTATGATGAATAAAGTAATTAAGCTTTGCAAAGATAAGAATGTAAAAGTTTATGTTTCTATGGAAAAACATATGGCCTGTGGTGTAGGTGCCTGTTTAGTATGTACTTGTAAAACAAAGCATGGAAACAAAAGAACCTGCAAAGATGGTCCAGTGTTTTCAGGGGAAGAACTTTTATAG
- the pyrE gene encoding orotate phosphoribosyltransferase, translated as MENTDKMVIDTLKEVGALLEGHFLLSSGKHSNRYCQCAKLLQYPDKAAKVLKVVADKLKDVDFDIIVGPAMGGVVVSYELARQTGKPGIFAERQDGKMTIRRGFEIKKGQKAIISEDVITTGKSFLEVANIIKELGGEVVGIICIVDRRAEGVEVDYPLYSAVKLDIKSYEKEECPMCKEGTPYVKPGSRNIK; from the coding sequence ATGGAAAACACAGATAAAATGGTTATAGATACATTGAAAGAAGTAGGTGCACTTTTAGAAGGACATTTTCTTCTATCTTCAGGAAAACATAGCAATAGGTATTGTCAGTGTGCAAAATTACTGCAATATCCTGATAAAGCTGCAAAAGTTTTAAAAGTAGTAGCAGATAAGCTTAAAGATGTAGATTTTGATATTATAGTAGGACCAGCTATGGGAGGCGTAGTTGTATCCTATGAATTAGCAAGACAAACAGGAAAGCCTGGAATATTTGCTGAAAGACAAGATGGAAAGATGACTATAAGAAGAGGATTTGAAATAAAAAAAGGACAAAAAGCTATAATATCAGAAGATGTTATAACTACAGGTAAGTCTTTTTTAGAAGTAGCAAATATCATTAAAGAGTTAGGTGGAGAAGTAGTAGGAATAATCTGTATAGTAGATAGAAGAGCAGAAGGGGTAGAAGTAGATTATCCTTTATATAGTGCTGTAAAGTTAGATATTAAAAGTTATGAAAAAGAAGAATGTCCTATGTGTAAAGAAGGTACACCATATGTAAAACCTGGCAGCAGGAATATTAAATAA